A genomic stretch from Vanrija pseudolonga chromosome 6, complete sequence includes:
- the RNM gene encoding Ribonuclease M, with amino-acid sequence MLALALLPLVSGLAAAATCSPDTVSCSPESKGADPCCVASAGLFVFTQRFEPDEGDGGAWSIDGLEVLECDGSPAKRAVSPRKTHEQIGSATTVSKILDTDAAERAWAQSEVGEGVEELWERSWNTAGRYVSTICDGDVSPFFAAVFDLHKSIPTAELLNNADISPSDDTTYALADIIGALSHHNHQPILTCDESTLVSVSWPLHAKGKLASFVPASIGRESSCPAEGIIYPPSLAVHATTTKYTFDPIHRPTMRPITLSHDESRQVKYDEAEEAKKAKKLGFFKGKQKGSLGRKDEL; translated from the exons ATGCTCGCACTAGCCCTCCTCCCGCTGGTATCaggcctcgccgccgcggccacctgCTCGCCAGACACggtgtcgtgctcgcccgAGTCGAAGGGCGCCGATCCGTgctgcgtcgcgtcggccgggCTGTTCGTGTTCACACAGCGCTTCGAGccggacgagggcgacggcggcgcgtggagCATCGACGGACTCGAGGTGTTGGA GTGTGACGGTTCGCCAGCGAAGCGCGCCGTCTCCCCCCGCAAGACACATGAGCAGATCGGCTCCGCGACCACCGTTAGCAAGATTCTCGATACGGAtgctgccgagcgcgcgtgggcgcagagcgaggtcggcgagggcgtcgaggagctctgGGAGCGGAGT TGGAACACCGCCGGCCGCTACGTCTCGACCATctgcgacggcgacgtgtCACCCTTCTTCGCGGCCGTGTTCGACCTGCACAAGAGCATTCCTACGGCGGAGCTGCTGAACAACGCTGAT atctCGCCGTCCGACGACACGACGTACGCGCTGGCCGACATTATTGGCGCGCTCTcgcaccacaaccaccagcCGATCTTGACATGTGACGAGTCGACGCTGGTGTCTGTCTCGTGGCCGCTGCacgccaagggcaagctgGCAAGCTTTGTTCCTGCGTCGATTGGCCGCGAGTCGAGCTGCCCCGCCGAGGGGATCAT CTACCCCCCATCACTGGCCGTTCACGCGACCACGACAAAGTACACATTTGACCCGATCCACCGCCCCACTATGAGGCCGATCACTCTCAGCCACGACGAGAGCAGGCAGGTCAAgtacgacgaggcggaggaggccaagaaggccaagaagctGGGCTTCTTCAAGGGCAAGCAGAAGGGCTCGTTGGGACGCAAGGACGAGCTCTAG
- the SPBC776.07 gene encoding Mitochondrial acidic protein mam33 yields MSAIRALRPALRAALRAPRVVPRVVVPAFASRSFHATLRARGSGETDGELAAALAAEHAYETESATDEKPEFFKNLEQDGVWAVKDVSGSDDVILSRKFGDEHLKLTFQVSDLDNAEPVESVDADGSVIEDAVEPAYITSSLLVTKGGSKKALLVDLAAQPDGFEVTNVAVYEKGLAEQDGADADWQRRSKYMGPQFDTLDVAVQDAFQNFLHERGVDEALANFVVSYSEYKEQKDYVTWLADLKDFVNA; encoded by the exons aTGTCCGCTATCCGTGCTCTCCGCCCCGCGCTCCGTGCTGCCCTCCGCGCGCCCCGCGTCGtcccgcgcgtcgtcgttcccgcgttcgcctcgcgctcgttcCACGCCACTCTCCGCGCTCGCGGAAGCGGCGAGA ctgacggcgagctcgctgccgcccttgccgccgagcacgcgtACGAGACCGAGTCGGCGACCGACGAGAAGCCCGAATTCTTCAAGAACCTCGAGCAGGACGGCGTCTGGGCCGTCAAGGACGTTTCCGGCTCCGACGACGTTATCCTCAGCCGCAAGTTCGGTGACGAGCA CCTCAAGCTCACGTTCCAGGTCTCGGACCTGGAcaacgccgagcccgtcgagtcggtcgacgccgacggctcggtgatcgaggacgccgtcgagcccgcctacatcacctcgtcgctcctcGTCACCAAGGGCGGCTCGAAGAAGGCCCTCCTTGttgacctcgccgcccagcccgacgGCTTCGAGGTCACCAACGTCGCCGTGTACGAGAAGGGCCTTGCCGAgcaggacggcgccgacgccgactggcAGCGCAGGTCCAAGTACATGGGTCCTC AGTTCGACACCCTTGACGTCGCTGTCCAGGACGCGTTCCAGAACTTCCTCCACGAgcgtggcgtcgacgaggcgctcgccaacTTTGTCGTCTCGTACTCGGAGTACAAGGAGCAGAAG GACTACGTTACTTGGCTtgccgacctcaaggacTTTGTCAACGCTTAG